From a single Methanofollis sp. W23 genomic region:
- a CDS encoding NCS2 family permease → MGENILERHFKLSEHGTSVKKEFVGGLVTFMTMAYIIVINPAILEAAGMPFGPAMVATILSAIFGTVIMGIYANRPFAIAPYMGENAFVAYTVCGVLGYSWQTALGAVFISGVLLTILTLTKSRNVMAEAVPYNLKVSFAVGIGMFITFIGLVNSKIVVLGTADAPLHIGQVTSPEVLIAVIGFLIIAALMIRKVKGAILIGILTSALIAFATGVAKAPAEIVSMPPDVSQVFLQLDVMGALSWGFFAVILTMFTMDFLDTMGTLIGASAKAGFLDENGNLPEIEKPFLADSLATVFGAVAGTTTTGTFVESSAGIEAGGRTGLCALFIAGFFALGLFFSPLFAAIPAVATGPALIIVGIMMMSAVKDLDFEDYAEAIPAFAVIVLMSFTYNMGVGLCAGFVLFPLLKIVQGKVHDVKPAAWVLFLLCLAFFIFYPY, encoded by the coding sequence ATGGGCGAAAATATCTTAGAACGTCATTTCAAACTCAGCGAGCATGGCACGTCGGTCAAAAAAGAGTTTGTCGGCGGCCTTGTTACATTCATGACGATGGCCTACATCATCGTCATCAACCCGGCGATCCTTGAGGCGGCGGGTATGCCCTTCGGCCCGGCGATGGTCGCAACAATTCTTTCGGCCATCTTCGGGACAGTGATCATGGGGATCTATGCCAACCGACCCTTTGCGATCGCTCCCTATATGGGAGAGAACGCCTTTGTTGCGTACACGGTCTGCGGGGTCCTGGGATATTCGTGGCAGACGGCCCTTGGTGCGGTCTTCATCTCAGGTGTGCTCCTGACTATCCTCACGCTCACGAAGTCCAGGAATGTCATGGCCGAGGCGGTGCCCTACAACCTCAAGGTCAGTTTCGCGGTGGGGATCGGGATGTTCATCACCTTCATCGGACTGGTGAACTCAAAGATCGTCGTCCTCGGGACCGCGGATGCACCGCTCCATATTGGGCAGGTCACTTCGCCTGAGGTGCTGATCGCCGTCATCGGGTTTTTGATCATTGCGGCCCTGATGATCCGCAAAGTGAAAGGCGCGATCCTCATCGGGATCCTTACGTCTGCCCTCATCGCCTTTGCGACCGGGGTGGCGAAGGCACCGGCAGAGATCGTCAGTATGCCTCCCGACGTCTCGCAGGTCTTTCTCCAGCTCGACGTGATGGGGGCGCTCTCCTGGGGGTTCTTTGCGGTTATCCTCACGATGTTCACGATGGACTTCCTGGACACGATGGGCACCCTCATCGGGGCTTCGGCCAAGGCCGGGTTCCTGGACGAGAACGGGAACCTGCCCGAGATTGAGAAACCTTTCCTTGCCGACTCGCTCGCGACGGTCTTTGGCGCCGTCGCCGGGACGACGACGACCGGCACCTTTGTCGAGTCTTCGGCCGGGATCGAGGCCGGGGGACGGACCGGGCTCTGCGCTCTGTTCATCGCCGGCTTCTTTGCACTCGGGCTCTTCTTCTCCCCGCTCTTTGCGGCCATCCCTGCGGTGGCCACCGGTCCGGCGCTCATCATCGTCGGGATCATGATGATGTCGGCGGTGAAGGACCTGGACTTCGAGGACTATGCCGAGGCGATCCCGGCGTTTGCGGTCATCGTGCTGATGAGTTTCACCTACAACATGGGTGTCGGGCTCTGCGCGGGGTTTGTCCTCTTCCCGCTCCTCAAGATCGTGCAGGGGAAGGTGCATGATGTCAAGCCGGCGGCATGGGTGCTCTTCCTGCTCTGTCTGGCCTTCTTCATCTTTTATCCTTACTAA